The Pseudoxanthomonas sp. CF385 sequence CGCCATGGCGTCAGTGCGCGGCGTGCTTCGACGCGTGGCCGCCGTTCATCAGTTTGTCGGTCCAGGCGATGCCGATGGCCGACAGGATGAACACGCAGTGGATGATGGTCTGCCACAGCACGCCATCCGGCGTCATCTGCGTGCACTGCGTGCTGGTGATCGCCATCTCGGCCTTCATCTGCGCCAATTGTTCGGGCTTGCAGAACGGCAGTCCGGTCAGCGCACCGGCGGCGATGAACGTCTTCAGCAGGTGGATCGAGGAGATGCCGATGATCGCCATCGCCAGCTTCACCTTCAGCACCGACGCATTGACGTGGCTCAACCACTCCGGTTGGTCCGGGTGGCCTTCCAGGCGCAGGCGCGAGACGAAGGTCTCGTAACC is a genomic window containing:
- a CDS encoding TIGR00645 family protein, whose product is MSQPSNARIGFLPNLIFASRWLQLPLYLGLIVAQCVYVFLFGKELWHLIHRAPGLGEQEIMLIVLGLIDVVMISNLLVMVIVGGYETFVSRLRLEGHPDQPEWLSHVNASVLKVKLAMAIIGISSIHLLKTFIAAGALTGLPFCKPEQLAQMKAEMAITSTQCTQMTPDGVLWQTIIHCVFILSAIGIAWTDKLMNGGHASKHAAH